Within Triticum dicoccoides isolate Atlit2015 ecotype Zavitan chromosome 1B, WEW_v2.0, whole genome shotgun sequence, the genomic segment tgccagaatagaaagAAGGCCTAgtcctgggtcatgctcggcctcggccaaacaatacgccgcaacccgacctaggcttaatagagaggtcagcacgccggactaaacctatgcccccagaggTCATggaccatctccccgggaactcctgcacgttgcatacgcggccggtgagcagacctagctacctcctttgaAAAGGCAGGTGCATACTAGTCCAACCcgtcgcgcgccgctcagtcgctgacgtctattaagcttcggctgatgtatacgacgcagaacgcccatactatgcccacgtgatggttagtgctatcaggccagaggcccctcggatcaaatatccaaaccgttagtgtgttggtagtgcggttacaagcagagactcacgaaagatgtgaccccgtcgccctgtctcgaggacttgcggcaagggctaagaatgcccggccacgcctcgtattcaAATCTCGGGTATCCTCCAggccaacccgtctccacatcactcgcaattatgctcgcgggggtacccctcagggtcgacccgtctttagtaacatggttcagtgtaaaatcatagtaatcatagtaactgtgtgtctaaacatcaaggggaaaccccgaggaatcaccctcggtgaattcaactcgatgtaatcatcaaggtgaacgtaagaggaatcacccccgaggttcacacttgaggggttgcacgaaagagtcgtatcggaagtggttaaggcggaatcaccctcgatgaccacgaccgaatagctacactacagggttaacatcagaagtgttgtagaggtctcaccctcggcactcgatagtaacccagtagtgtcgatcaactaaggggaagtgatgtgcggtgccagggtctggtcttcgatcccgttgatcgggtcttcaatgatgaagcaggggcaaaaaggacaaggtgggggtcactgatggatcactaaccaacctatactaagcagtttagggtaagcaggtaaggtacaacagcagatacaaaagcaggctatgcgtcaaaataggagcaaacaattacagtagcaaaatctaatgcaagcatgagagaaagaaaaagggcgatatcgggatgatcaaaggggaggCTTGACTGGTTGCTCtgggaaggaggggtcgtcaacactgtagtcATACTCATTAGCATTAGCGCcaatctcggggtctaccggagaagaagagggggaagaaacagtaaatacggagaaaacaaagcatcacaaaatataacaaggcaatatgcggagccaggggtgatctaacgcagggataggtgataccggcgaagggggaaacatccgggaaagtattcccggtgtttcgtgttttcggacagaccgACCGAAGGGGGAACGATTACAGTTTCACTATGCTAGAgacatgtggcggacgaacggactgcgtattcggttccgtctcatcgttctgagcaactttcatgtacaaagtattttcatcctagttatagattattttatatgattttctaaagtttttaacAATATTTTAAAATTATTATAATTAACTTAATCCGAATTGACCAGGTCAACTTGACTAGTCAAAAGGGGAGGTGGTGGCCCACATGTCACTATTTTAGTAATTTTCAAAAGGATTTATCTAAACTAATTAGATGGGACCCACTTGTCATATGCTAATAGGCTAAATGAGCACTAAACTAGTAATTCTAAGCTAAACCTAGCCTAATTAAATAAGGGCCGGCCATTACTGGACATAGCCTAGCCGGCCACGCACACGGACATGTACAGGGGCTAGTAGCAGCGGCAAGTAAGCAACAGCACCTACTAGCAATCAGCTTCAAGAACAAGCAGTAGCACGTATCGGCAGCATCAGTACGCAGCGGCACCAGCAAGCAGAGCGGCGCGGCTGCTAGCAGTAGAGCAAAGTAGTGGCACCAGCTTGCAGTAGCAAGCAACAGCACCAGCGCGGCAACAAGAGCAGCAGCGTAAGAGAGCAGCAGCAGTGTAGAACAGCAAAGCAGCATCATTTAGCCAGTGGGCAGTACGAACGGCAACAGCACTAGTAGCAGCAGCGTAGCAAGCAACGCGGCCGTAGCAAACATCAGCAGACACAACGGCACAGGAGCAGCATAGCACGCACGCACGCGTAGGCGTACGCGGGGCTCGGACGAGCACGGGACAGCAGCAGCGACAACAGGCAGCACCGGCAACAGCGACAGCAAGCGCACGCACGTACGCGCACGCGGAGGTTCGGGCTCGACGGAGATGGCAGCCTACGGCGTCCAAATCGAAGGGCTAAAAGAAGGACCCGAGGGAGAAGCTCACCCTGGTTCTCGTAGAAGAGGTTAGAAGGTCAGAGGCGGCGCGGAGCAGTGGCAACGATGACGAGTTGGTGATGTACGCGGCGGAGAAGGGCTCGATGCCGAGCACTCGGACCGTCCCGGCTTGAGCTGGCCCCCGGAACGGACGGATCCGGCCGCGGAGGACCTCCTGGACGTGCTCCCGCACGCCGGAGACGATGGTGgccgcgacgatgacggcgagggcCATCGGGCGCGAgtagcagagggagagggggcgcgaggGGATAGGGGTTAGGGTTccagggggagaggggggcgcccgGGGTCGGCTAAATAGGCGGAAGAGGGGGCCGCCGATGGCCGCCACCACGGCCATGGCGCCGTGGATGGCCGCCACGCACTACTCTGCTCCCTGTAGCGGGAGGTAGGGGAAAACGAGAGGTGGGCTGGGGCCTGGTTGTTTAGTTAGATGGGCCAGATGTACAGGGGTGTTCTCCTTCTTTTATGCTTTACTTTTTGCTTTTCTTTCACTGTTAGCATTTTCCTAGAAATAGTAAATGGCTTTTCTTATACAAAGTATTTGGTACATAAATATCAGGACATATATTAAGGGTGCACACAAGGTTTGGGATCAATTGGAAAAGTTTAAATAATTATTTATTTTGAAAAGGCCATTTTATCTGTTGTTGGACCATTTATTAATTTCCTAGGGATTTATCTGTGAGTCAAATGAAGTTGGTTTCTACATGATAATTAGCTAGTGAATATCTGCAACCCAACcaacatttttgttttatttttgaagaaaacaattggacatgcaaatttgaatatgaatatgaagttgatttggaacaaagtgatgattagcaAAATAATTGTGATGACTTGGCAGTCATTAGCaggagtttactgtagcatgattatcgggTGTtataaatctcctccactacaagaaatctcgtcccgagatttaacgggtggagtaagggggaaagactcgggaaggacggagctgaacacaagataggtacctgggggctatctcagtgaacatGGCATAGAGGCACCTCTCGAGTCGAAATTCAAGAAAGACATtgagagcaaggtaaggaggtgcaataagaagcttcaaccagGTAGGCAATTGTTTGTTGCCTAAAACatagggtgaaaggggttcagagcaatgggaataggtattgcgtctgataccagactaGATCGCTAGGAATgtggctcgtgatttacatacgaagccaagtgcgagGAACAATTTTGTAAAACAGGGatttacaggagagtcaggtttcaatcctgtggaacggtgggttatgggcccatcacGTGGTTTAAAAAGTAGGAAGGgtgctgacatcttgcacggtcatgatagcaaggcatgttagaggatacctgccagttatgttggcaacaacgttggtaccaagggcgagggacgaagagaaccattctcctgctcgttgaacgaggcggaccaataggcaaagttctcgtccatcggtggttaccggaatgtcgtccacaatagtaacagggtcttactgacagtttgtacaccgaggtgtttacataagcagggaaatattactgcttatatcatatagatcacaagaaagattatacaaagcaatggaaaggaaaaatgtgattATCGGATTAAACACtccaatggaaagaaaaatgtgtttaaacacaagtaTTAGGAGTATATCTTTCAGAAGAACAAGTAGAGCAAGATATACATGATAGGACAgtaagttcaaaagcatttagataatggggagagggaagaatcatgatattacccatacaatggtgtttggataatagatcaagaagcATTTAGCATTTCGCTTCAAATGTTCGCGTTGATATTCGGAGtaccatagtcatgcttcgaggtagcaataacATGGTGTTTCGGGTAAGAGTTGGATCTGAAGATCTCAAAAGATACAAAGGAACACTTCCAAGATTATCTTGGAACGTAAGGAATAACCAAACACGACCAGGTCTGTGTTAGCAGGAAGTcaaggatgtcatcgatgatatcACAAACCATCGAGGGACAGGgatggtatttctagccatgaattcaattGACATCTCTAAAGAAGCTAAAGTGTTGAcggtgatcacgacaaattttgttgagagactctatgaagatgccatcgagcagcaacgacatcaagcaaaaggaaggatgaagtgaaaggctatgagaaccacggatttgacacaaacttgaaatcaagcttgttgttcaaggcgaaatgatatgatgaggaagatcgacgtaggcTTAGCTCATCGCCGAAaaatgtgctccgggaagaagaaccaggtagcacagttaaaatttggcatgatgtagccgatcaggctaggaatgacttgaaggattattaaactcgtaagcaacgaaaattacttagggctattgaatcggagtgcggaatcgattcacttatcggtgttctggaGTGACTAATAACTCGGAACCCGGGGCAATCTGAAATCGCTGAGGAGCAATaccagatgaagactcataggaagcaacaccgTTCTTTGTTATTCTTGAGATaccggagggtaatactcgaaggaaggTCAAGATAGAGGTTGCAAAGATGCattgatctgtagaagacaagtgctttaacttgtccgagaaatggaatcaaaggggaacaatcatggtcagaactacggttgcaaaggaccaaacatagttaccagatgaacttataacaacgggattattattatcacaagaagcttccatgataagttccacatcgggtccatgggcaagaacaccaagttcaaggtcgactcccacttcttcaatgcataaccttccattcacttcttgtTTTCGATGAAGTCATAGTGTTGAAATTATATCTAGCAAAACGCcaaaagagtatgactcgtgaaaactctcgggttcacacagattagggatggcataggttcaacccataaggGCATTTTAGgagcatataccacaaacttcagaagtaaacaacacaagctcgaaagcagagcatggttgacaaaaggagaggatacaattaccaaaggcattatgtatctgggAAAGAACTTCATGAGGttctttgaatatgaaggacactatcggatgaTAATCCAATAATGGACCcgacgatccacaacggagctgatgtgagtatcgatattcAATCAGAAGAAGAAATAATGCAGAGGCATCAGATTTTGGAAATATCTGATAATTCCAAtacttaaatgcaaaggaattatgatttccaattcgGGGGATCGGAAGCAGATGCTCTAATCAAAAGACAAGTAAGTTGAATAGATATAGATCGACAATCAATTAAGGTTTGGtttgccgagaaccagctcatgtccggagtgatgtctgagccggaaagatcatttaaaaggatcaactgatgattacgtgcatgcacacacatgttGAATTGACAGGGTAAGGACGACAATCGCAAAGGATtttaatgaatattgctagacatatggaattaaccaaaATGCAAGCAGGTAAGGAACAACAAGAGCAATAGGCTACtaaggattttcagaagatcgaatagtatttcaaagaattTTTTGAAACACAAGAACAGCTAGGGATGAGcgaatactcgataagtgcgaggaattatccgtaggggtattcatgtggtaaagaactacaaggtagtaagctcaaaggattctcggggcAACGGAGAGtatttcggggcatcttgtaataacaagagcaatagGGAATGACTGAAGAATGGCAAGCGTACGTAGTTATACATAAGGATATATCGGTGCCAGGGAATTGCAAGAGCGACGGACACAAAGTCTCAAAGAGAACATCGTagggtatcttcggaatcttctggtgcagctggCGATCATATGGAATGAAGTGGCTCTCCGGGATGAAGTGGTTATGAGAACCTAATCTCAGAGTTAGCAAAATTGTTTAACCCGATTAGAAGAGAGATAAGAGTCCGAGAGTATAGATgagaaataaaagatcctaataccacccaattggcaacGTGGGgcagtaagccacacagccaaattagtaaaacagttttggacaactagactcaacttcgaccaaggagttggaaagggggctacctacaggcagtcggctctgataccaacttgtgacgcccccgattcaatcgtacactaatcatacacgcaaatgtgtacgatcaagatcaaggactcacgggaagatatcacaacacaactctaaacataaattaaaataatacaagctttatattacaagccaggggcctcgagggcttgaatacatcagcttgaatacaaaagagtcagcggaagcaacaatatctgagtacagacataagttagacaagttttcctgctgtcagcgtctccacacatagtactcttccgatggaagtcggtcgttgaccacgccgcgccgagagcaccacgacggtggaagacggtgaggcctaggaacggtacgacacggaggcagggaagactcggcagttgtttcccatgcggaggggagtacgactgtatgagggcttactggttcgtctgccgtcgctcgagaataacagcaggtgtgggtgagtagagggatggctaggccagcgatgggagtacggtggggcggtgaggcctgcgcggcagcacaaccggccgcagggaggagggagtaggcagtcgcgctggcgcttgtttgagcggctggagcaggaagatcacagattgatggccgttggatggacatccaaccgtcactgcttgtgcgtcaatctttttttaggaaagtctcaaatctgtggaaaacagcatacggcccatctgccattatttctaataatttactgcccatttgctaattcttaaggttttttttgaagcccatattctttttgttagcatgacagcccatattgtggccacggttaaaaaattatacgaaattttgcatattttggtgcggtccgaactgtttttaatcccaaaattttgactcacattcaaactgattttaaaaatgaatgtatatcaatataaaatccaacaaattctccacacataaaaattaatgtaatttaaaatcttgaaatgaaaaaaatatatttgaaactaattgccggtttgatgtgttttaaaaatgtacaacccatttctcattactgatgggccattttctcggccagctgaatgaaatctctcctcgtcttgaaagatttgcagcccaacaggcctgacaaagtgacttacttggcaaatcacaaaaagactaggctgtggccgtggacccagctgtcagcctctccacgtacagtactcttccgatggaagtcgttccttgaccacgttgaccacgccgcacggagagcaccacagcgatggacgacgacgaggcctaggaaggggacgatgcggagccggggaagacgcggcaatggaagcccgcgtggagaggagtacgagggttcatcggttcggctgcagtgtgaggctgccgccgccgcagggcctggccggcggtgggaatagtagggggcagtgtgtaacgccccggatacaactttccatattcataactccgactcttgccttttccggagatgctatatgatatttccttcgtggttgggtttttgtcatttgttttgcattttgttcttgttatgcatctcgtctcatgtcatcattcgcattgcatcggcatcgttttcataaaacttgcatccgttcgggttccgccgtttctctccattgtccgttccgagtccggacacactcgcacgcgcccgcggcacctccgaatattattttataagtggcataaaaatgttctcggaatgggttgaaacttgtcgtgcggtcttattatagtgtagacagagcgtctgccaagtttcatcgcattcggagttcgtttgactgcccaaccgttaaataaataaccgcgatataatcggtatattcgtcggacgtttcggtctctgaaacagttgccgggctgcatttctcccctcttctctcagctcaaccccctctacacagcccactaatccCTCCTGCAGCCCACCTAACCTTCCCCTCCGGCCGGAATCGTcggatcgcgatccgagggtcccgaaacccctcctaacccccaaaccctagcaattttgctatatatggacaccccttgTCCATTTTGGGCAGCCTAACCCCCTCCACCCACCTCTAGCCTCCCCCTCCTCAAAATCCGCGCTGCCCCACTCCctcgccgccacttgtcgccgacCCAGAGGCTGCGCCGCCACCTGAGACGTTGCCCCGGCCAACCGGGCGCCGCCATGTCGCCTTCCCCGCCTCCCGCAGCCACTCAAGCCCCGCCATGTCGCCTCCCCTGCATCCCCACTTCGCCGCAGGCCCGTcccaggcccgccccgggccgatctgggcccgaggTGCCCGAGGCGCCCGCACCGCGTCGCCCCTGCTCCCCAAGCTCtagatcgggagaggagctcccgatccagagCTCCGCCGCCTTGCTGCCGGCTGACTCCGGCGACCGGGCCTCGCAGGAGCGCGCCCCCGCCGCAGTCTCCCCTCGCCGCCTCGCCAGACTTCACCCGCGCCATCGCCCGGACCTCCCCGTCGGTCCCCTGCCTTCCCACGTCGCGCCGGAGTCCATGGGACACTGCCCTCCGCCTCGATCCGGCCAGAAACGGGACCCCGACGCCCGTCCGCGCCTGGATCCACCCCTCTGCCGCCCTTTGTCGCCTCGCCATCGTCGTCCTACCATCACCGGAGCCGCCATCAGTCCTCGCCAGCGCCGCGCCATGGCCTCGCTCGACTTCCTGTCGGGGAGGACGAGGAGTGCCCGaggccttcgttgaccgcgagggaTGCCCTTGTGGGCCTTGCCTCCccaaggcccagcccagccgcGCCACCGTCCTGGGCTGAAGCCCAATGTGAGCAGCTTCCACCTCCACCGATCTGGGCCTAGCCCAGCTTGGTGAGCAGTCCCCCCAGCCCTTCCCCTGTGCACTCTTGGGCCAGCTAGATCCGGCCCGATGTGGGTCTTTTTATCGTGTGCGAATTTGTCTAATTTATCCAAGAGTttttagttttacagaaaaccccctaagcatcatgcatttaatatctcttaaaccgtgcatcggattaaaatgttttatgtaTGTAaagtgctcagaaaattgtgtagattaataatatgtcactttcatccatgtttaaaatgtttaaattgctgtttgcattaattttgcataatgccatgttaaaatgctttaattcataactaaataaccgtagctccattctaAATAAACTTTatgtgtaaatggggtggaaaaatgcctagattaacatggtccactttattttcctgtttaacaactctaaaattgtgtttagggcagaacagtaccgaatctaaaatttgcatatggggattttccggaattgttgtttgttattccggcctcatttaaacttgtctagataggtagtttttctcgtgcttcaccccttgccatgtttaataacatttaatattgtttggtagcttaaaagagagagaactaaatatttgatgtggtgttttgttaatatgcaactcgttgcatattgatctccacttaacttgtagtattgtttggttgcatttgccatgccatgcctctttaaaccggacatgcatcatacttggttgtgcatcgtgccatgtctatgtgatggttgtttaccatgttgtttgtttctttccggtgttgcttcttagttccggtaatgttgcgattgtgaggattcgttcgactgctcccgttcgtcttcttcatggactcgttcttcttcctagcaggatttcaggcaagatgaccgctaccctggatctcactactatcattgctatgctagttgcttcgttctatcgctttgctgcgctacccatcatctgtttgtcgagccatcccatgttgccatgaacctctaacctttgacacctttcctatgcaaaccgttgtttggctatgttaccgctttgctcagcccctcttatagcgttgctagttgcaggtgaagttgaagattgctccatggtggacaggattttggttgggatatcacaatatctcttatattattgatgcatctatatatttggtaaagggtggaaggctcggccttatgcctggtgttttgttccactcttgccgccctagtttccgtcataccggtgttatgttcccggattttgcgttccttacgcggtcgggtgatttatgggaccccctcgacagttcgctttgaataaaactcctccagcagggcccaacattgacttttaccatttgcctcaccaccacctatatttcccttgggagtaattaactcaagggtcatctttattacagcccccccgggccagtgcttgtctaagtgttggtctgaaccagagccacttgcagcgccacctcggggaaactcgagggctggttttagttgtacgtagtgttcatccggtgttgccctgagaacgagatatgtgcagctcctatcgggattgtcggtgcatcgggcggtcttgctagtcttgttttaccattgtcgaaatgtcttgtaaactgggattccgagtctgatcgggtcttcctgggagaaggtctattccttcgttgatcgcgagagcttgtcatgggctaagttgggacacccctgcagggtataatctttcgaaagccgttcctgcggttataggcagatgggaatttgttaatgtccggttgtagataacttgacaccagatccgaattaaaacgcatcaaccgcgtgtgtagccgtgatggtctcttctcggcggagtccgggaagtgaacacggtttctgggttatgtttgacgtaagtaggagttcaggatcacttcttgatcattgctagtttcacgaccgttccgcttgctctcttctcgctcttatttgcgtatgttagccaccatatatgcttagtcgctgctgcaacctcaccactttaccccttcctttccctttaagctttgctagtcttgatacccatggtaatgggattgctgagtcctcgtggctcacagattactacaacaacagttgcaggtacaggttttgcgatgatcatgacgcgagagcgatgcttgcttgcgttgagttcttcttatgcttcttcttcggtcaggggataggttccaggtcggcagcctaggctagcagggtggatgtcgtttgagcttctgtttgtgtttcatccgtagttggatgttgatcttatgtattgtgatgttgtattcgtgtggcattgattgcctcttatatgtatccccatctattatgtaatgttgatgtaatgatatccaccttgcaaaagcgtttcaatatgcgggtctatccttggtgggaccttcgagttccttttggatagggtcgcatattgggcgtgacacagtgaggccttcgcggcagcacagccgaccacgggaggcaggagcatgcggcacgaccggcgctgcgttgggcggctggagcaagaagaccagaggttgaagaagcactacggctgttggatggacatcgtacggtcactggagctagaatcgttcatattgactaagttgacaaagcccttcgtccccgtcaacttagtaggcccacaagacaacctcccaccaaggtgggtcccagctagctgggggagtattcatttttttgtgcataataaggaggcacttccagtgggtccgagctgacagcggggggaatgtttttttcgcgaaatacggtggcccgtccggtgggtcccaacagtggaggggaaatgatttttttgtgcaaaatactggtggcccatccggtgggtccccgctatcaggtagaggaataattattttccgcgtaataaggaggcacttccttgcggctgccgtggacctagctatcagcctctccacgtacagtactctaccgatggaagtcagtcattgagcacattgaccacgccgcgccgagagcaccatggcagtggacgatggcgaggcctatgaaggggacgacgcggagccgggccacggaaggcaggagcaggcggtagcacagccggtcacgggaggcaggagcaggcggcacgaccggcgctgctttgggcggctggagcaagaagaccagaggttgaagaagcactatggccgttggatggacatcatacggtcactggagtattgactaagttgacaaagccctccatccccgtcaacttagtaggcccacaagtcagcccaacaatatggtgggtcccagctagcaggggggtattcattttttgggcgtaataaggaggcacttccttgcgtgtgaagatataactggtggatcCNNNNNNNNNNNNNNNNNNNNNNNNNNNNNNNNNNNNNNNNNNNNNNNNNNNNNNNNNNNNNNNNNNNNNNNNNNNNNNNNNNNNNNNNNNNNNNNNNNNNNNNNNNNNNNNNNNNNNNNNNNNNNNNNNNNNNNNNNNNNNNNNNNNNNNNNNNNNNNNNNNNNNNNNNNNNNNNNNNNNNNNNNNNNNNNNNNNNNNNNNNNNNNNNNNNNNNNNNNNNNNNNNNNNNNNNNNNNNNNNNNNNNNNNNNNNNNNNNNNNNNNNNNNNNNNNNNNNNNNNNNNNNNNNNNNNNNNNNNNNNNNNNNNNNNNNNNNNNNNNNNNNNNNNNNNNNNNNNNNNNN encodes:
- the LOC119350321 gene encoding uncharacterized protein LOC119350321, encoding MAVVAAIGGPLFRLFSRPRAPPSPPGTLTPIPSRPLSLCYSRPMALAVIVAATIVSGVREHVQEVLRGRIRPFRGPAQAGTVRVLGIEPFSAAYITNSSSLPLLRAASDLLTSSTRTRMSEPRSQMPPPVPTTTWRPTI